GGGCAGTTCGGGGTTGTGCAGGTTGGCCAGGATCAGCGGTCGCAGCGCCGGCACCGACACCAGCTCGGCAAACAGGCCGTTGAACAGCTCGCCGTGGTGTTCCGCCAGCAGCGCCAGGTAGGGCAGCAGCAGGGCCTCGTCGGTCAGCTCCTGCCACAGCCGGGCGGCCAGGGTCAGCAGCAGGGCGGGGCCCGGGCTCAGCGCCAGCAGGGTGGCCAGCTTGGCGCTGCGCTCCCTGAAGGGGGCGCAGCCGGCGGTGGCGCGCAGCAGCAGGCCAATATGCTCTTCGTCGGGTTCACCCCGCTCCAGCTCGCCGTTAATGGCCTCGATCATGGCCTTGGCCAGCGGTGCGGGCAACGGATGGTGCTCGCACTGGGTCAGCAGCGCCTGCTGCACCGGCGCCGGTAATTGCCACAGCCGCTGCTGCACCCGTTTCGCCAGGCCGGCGTCGGTGTGCAGCCGGGCGGCCAGGTCCGCCAGTCCCTGCAGGCCCAGCTGTTGCCAGTCATGGGCCGCGGGATTTTCCAGGTAGTCGAGCACCCCCCGGTAATAGGCGGAGGGTGCATGGTTCAGCGTCAGGCTCAGGCGGGCGTGAAAAGCGGCCAGCTTGTCCTGGGCGGGCTGAAAGGTAAAGGGCGTGTTTGCCAGTTGCTGTTGCTGCTCGTCGGAAAGCGGAGCGTGAATATCGCCGCCGAGCTGCTCCACCAGCGCCGACAGGAAGAGCTTGACTGCGGCGTTGTTGAACAGGCCGCGTTCGTCCAGGGGGATCTTGAGAAACCACACATAGGGCTGGCCGCCATGTTGCTGCCAGTAGCATACCGCCAGCCAGGCGTGGCGCTGCAACGGCCAGGGATAGGGGCGCCGGCCGGCCTCAATGGCGACAAAGTCATCCCGCTCAAGGGGCTGCAAGCGCCGGCCCAGATCGAACAGGCGAAAGTCGGTTCCGGCCTGGGTCAAAAATTCGCTGAGAGTGTCTATTTGCATCGGCTCCTCCTGTCTTGAGGGCGAATTATAGGGAGTCGTTGGCCGGGATGGTATAGTAGCGGGCCGTTTTACCCGGAGTTTGCCCCATGTCTGCTGATATTCCTTCCCTGCTGACCGACATTGAACGGGCGCTGAAAGCCCTGGGCTGGTGGCAGACGTCACCCCCTTCGGCCGCAGCGCTGGCCAGCACCCAGCCGTTTTGCCTTGATACCCTGAGCCTGCCCCAGTGGCTGCAATTCATATTGCTGCCGCGGTTGCGGGCCATGCTGGCGGCCGGCAGCCCGCTGCCGAGCCGCATTGCCGTGTACCCGATGGCGGTGGAGAGCTTCAGGGAAGTGCGTGAGCAGGCAGGGGCGCTGCTGGAAGCCATTGCCCGGCTGGATGAGGCCCTGAGTGGTGAGCCGGTGGTGCGCGAGCCATGAGCATTGAGCTGGTGTACGAAGACGACTGGCTGGTGGCGGTGAACAAGGCGCCGGGGCTGCTGGTGCACCGCAGCTGGCTGGATCGCCACGAAACCCGCTTTGCCATGCAGCTGACCCGGGACGCGGTGGGCTGTCATGTGTTTCCGGTGCACCGGCTCGACCGGCCCACCTCCGGGCTGCTGCTGTTTGCCAAGAATGCCGGGGTGGCCCGCACCCTGACCGAGGACTTTGGCGAGCGGCGAGTGAACAAAACCTACCTGGCGCTGGTGCGGGGCTACCTTGAGGGCGAAGGCCGGCTCGACTATGCCCTGAGCCGGGAGCTGGATGACATTGCCGACAAGTTTGCCGATGCCGACAAGCCGGCCCAGGATGCCATTACCCGCTGGCAGGGGCTGGACCGGGTGGAGTTGCCGGTGGCGGTGTCCAAAAAGCACGCCACCAGCCGCTACAGCCTGGTGCAGCTCAGCCCGGAAACCGGCCGCAAGCACCAGTTGCGCCGGCACATGGCCCACCTGCGCCATCCCATCGTCGGCGACACCAGTCACGGTGATGGCCGCCATAACCGGTTCTTTCGCGACCACTACCAGTGTAACCGGCTGATGCTGCACGCCGCCCGGCTGAGCCTGACCCACCCGGTCACCGCTGAGCCGCTGAGGCTTGACGCTCCCCTGGACGAAACCTGGCGATCGCTGATCTGTGAGTTCGGTTGGGAAAGTACGCTCGCGACCAGTGAGCTGGCCGGGTAAAATCCACAGTTTCAGTGGCTTAGGCGTATATCG
The Oceanimonas pelagia genome window above contains:
- a CDS encoding DUF3549 family protein, whose amino-acid sequence is MQIDTLSEFLTQAGTDFRLFDLGRRLQPLERDDFVAIEAGRRPYPWPLQRHAWLAVCYWQQHGGQPYVWFLKIPLDERGLFNNAAVKLFLSALVEQLGGDIHAPLSDEQQQQLANTPFTFQPAQDKLAAFHARLSLTLNHAPSAYYRGVLDYLENPAAHDWQQLGLQGLADLAARLHTDAGLAKRVQQRLWQLPAPVQQALLTQCEHHPLPAPLAKAMIEAINGELERGEPDEEHIGLLLRATAGCAPFRERSAKLATLLALSPGPALLLTLAARLWQELTDEALLLPYLALLAEHHGELFNGLFAELVSVPALRPLILANLHNPELPAALKQALGGLLAATRG
- a CDS encoding YqcC family protein, with the translated sequence MSADIPSLLTDIERALKALGWWQTSPPSAAALASTQPFCLDTLSLPQWLQFILLPRLRAMLAAGSPLPSRIAVYPMAVESFREVREQAGALLEAIARLDEALSGEPVVREP
- the truC gene encoding tRNA pseudouridine(65) synthase TruC translates to MSIELVYEDDWLVAVNKAPGLLVHRSWLDRHETRFAMQLTRDAVGCHVFPVHRLDRPTSGLLLFAKNAGVARTLTEDFGERRVNKTYLALVRGYLEGEGRLDYALSRELDDIADKFADADKPAQDAITRWQGLDRVELPVAVSKKHATSRYSLVQLSPETGRKHQLRRHMAHLRHPIVGDTSHGDGRHNRFFRDHYQCNRLMLHAARLSLTHPVTAEPLRLDAPLDETWRSLICEFGWESTLATSELAG